Proteins from a single region of Synechococcus sp. WH 8109:
- the lysS gene encoding lysine--tRNA ligase, whose protein sequence is MSELRDTRLEKAKTLEELGQGPYALTFCPSHRMAGLQETHADLPKGEERDVSVSVAGRVMTRRVMGKLAFFTLADETGSIQLFLEKAGLEAQQAGWFKQITSLVDSGDWLGVSGTLRRTDRGELSVKVSDWRMLTKALQPLPDKWHGLADVEKRYRQRYLDLVVSPDSRETFRRRARLVSGIRRWLDQRDFLEIETPVLQSEPGGADARPFETHHNALDLPLTLRIATELHLKRLVVGGFERVYELGRIFRNEGVSTRHNPEFTSVEIYQAYSDYIGMMELTEQMVSAVCQEVCGTTTITYQGTEIDLAPPWRRATMHELVQDATGLDFNSFSSREAAAAAMTAKGLHVPELADSVGRLLNEAFEQAVETTLIQPTFVTDYPVEISPLARPHRSKPGLVERFELFIVGREHANAFSELTDPVDQRQRLEAQQARKAAGDLEAQGLDEDFVTALEVGMPPTGGLGIGIDRLVMLLTDSPSIRDVIAFPLLRPESRKGEPPSVE, encoded by the coding sequence GTGTCTGAGCTGCGCGACACCCGTCTGGAAAAGGCCAAGACGTTGGAAGAGCTGGGGCAGGGCCCCTATGCCCTCACCTTCTGCCCAAGCCATCGCATGGCCGGTCTGCAGGAGACCCATGCCGATCTGCCCAAGGGGGAAGAGCGGGATGTCAGCGTTTCCGTGGCGGGACGGGTGATGACCCGCCGGGTGATGGGAAAGCTGGCCTTTTTCACCCTGGCTGATGAGACGGGCTCCATCCAGCTGTTCCTGGAGAAGGCGGGTCTGGAAGCCCAGCAGGCGGGCTGGTTCAAACAGATCACCTCACTGGTGGACAGCGGCGACTGGCTCGGGGTGAGCGGCACCCTGCGTCGTACCGACCGTGGCGAGCTGTCGGTGAAAGTGAGCGACTGGCGCATGCTCACCAAGGCGCTGCAGCCCCTTCCCGACAAGTGGCATGGTCTGGCCGACGTTGAGAAGCGCTACCGCCAGCGGTATCTGGATCTGGTGGTCTCCCCCGACAGCCGTGAGACCTTCCGTCGCCGGGCCCGCCTAGTGAGCGGCATTCGCCGCTGGCTCGATCAGCGTGATTTTCTCGAGATCGAGACCCCCGTGCTGCAGAGCGAACCCGGTGGCGCTGACGCGCGGCCGTTCGAGACCCACCACAACGCTCTCGACCTGCCCCTCACCCTCCGGATTGCCACCGAGTTGCACCTGAAGCGCCTGGTGGTGGGTGGCTTTGAGCGGGTCTATGAGCTGGGCCGGATCTTCCGCAATGAAGGGGTCAGCACGCGCCATAACCCCGAGTTCACCTCGGTGGAGATCTATCAGGCCTACAGCGATTACATCGGGATGATGGAGCTCACTGAACAGATGGTCAGCGCGGTGTGCCAGGAGGTCTGCGGCACGACCACCATCACCTATCAGGGCACCGAGATCGATCTGGCACCGCCGTGGCGGCGCGCCACGATGCATGAGCTCGTGCAGGACGCGACGGGGCTTGATTTCAACAGCTTCAGCAGCCGGGAGGCGGCGGCTGCGGCGATGACCGCCAAGGGCCTTCATGTGCCTGAGCTGGCCGACTCGGTGGGCCGTCTGCTCAATGAGGCCTTTGAGCAAGCGGTGGAAACGACCTTGATTCAGCCCACCTTCGTCACCGATTACCCGGTGGAGATTTCGCCCCTGGCTCGGCCCCATCGCAGCAAGCCCGGCTTGGTGGAACGGTTTGAGTTGTTCATCGTCGGCCGCGAGCACGCCAATGCCTTCAGTGAGCTCACCGATCCCGTGGATCAACGCCAGCGCCTGGAGGCCCAGCAGGCGCGCAAGGCGGCGGGTGATTTGGAGGCCCAGGGGTTGGACGAGGATTTCGTCACGGCCCTCGAGGTGGGCATGCCCCCCACCGGAGGTTTGGGGATCGGCATCGACCGGCTGGTGATGCTGCTCACCGACAGCCCTTCGATTCGGGACGTGATTGCCTTCCCGCTGTTGCGGCCGGAGTCCCGCAAGGGAGAACCACCCTCAGTGGAATAA
- a CDS encoding hercynine metabolism protein gives MSSWLEQLERELDARLSAFLRNNPVQDHLFSEQHLKDRATALQRQRQQLQGEAKQQRQQLLRLAEDVRAWRSRVERAKAAGAADLAGRAELHLTSLMKQGRALWADLEDLGRRFNEVERQLQELHQQKQTPSPSTLEKDWALFEAEQELEQMRRDAGLS, from the coding sequence ATGAGCAGCTGGCTGGAGCAGTTGGAGCGGGAGCTGGACGCCCGACTCTCTGCCTTTCTGCGCAACAACCCCGTTCAAGACCACCTGTTCAGCGAACAGCACCTGAAGGATCGGGCGACAGCTCTGCAACGACAACGCCAACAACTGCAAGGCGAAGCGAAACAGCAACGCCAGCAGCTGCTGAGGCTGGCCGAGGACGTACGGGCCTGGCGCAGCCGGGTGGAGCGTGCCAAGGCAGCCGGCGCAGCGGATCTAGCCGGGCGAGCCGAACTACATCTCACCAGCCTGATGAAACAGGGCCGCGCCCTCTGGGCCGACCTGGAGGATCTGGGACGCCGCTTCAACGAGGTGGAGCGACAGTTGCAGGAGCTTCACCAGCAAAAGCAAACGCCCAGCCCCTCAACACTGGAAAAGGACTGGGCGTTGTTTGAAGCGGAACAGGAGCTTGAACAGATGCGCCGCGACGCTGGGCTGAGTTAG